From the genome of Candidatus Eremiobacteraceae bacterium:
GCCGCGTGGTCGTTGGGGCCGGCCACCGTCACGTCGGATTCAAATTTCGATGCTTGATAGAGAACACCGGTCGGTGTGCGGACCGGCTCGAATTCGGCGGTGAACTTATCGAGCGTGAGCTGAACCGGCGTGTGCTCGATCGCAAGCGTCTGACCTTCGAAGACCTGAATCGCGCCGCGATATCCGTAGCGCCAGCCGAGGAACACGCCGAGGCAGAGCACGACGAAGCCGAGGTGTGCGATCAAAACGCCGTATCGCGCCCATTTCCTCGAGTGCGCGAACGTCCAGTGCGCACCGTCGATCTCTTGCGTGCGGATGACGAAACCGCGCTTGCGCAGGTACGAATCCGACGCGCGCGCCGCATCTTCTCGTGGCTGAGATGTCGAGAAGCTCGCGTGGAGCGCGAAATGATCGATCGGTACCGCGCGATCCGGCGGGAATCGCTTCGGAATGACGCGGCGGAACGTGCACACCGTCATCGAGATGAGCAGCAGCACGACGAGAGCGATGTACGGCACGGAGTGGAAGACGCCGTCTAGATGCAGGCGCACGATGAGATTGGCGACCGGCGCCGGGTACTCGGCGTAGTAGTGGTCGGCCGTCTGATTCTGGTCTATGATCGTGCCGATGGTCGTCGCCGCCGCCCAGACGCAGAAAACTCCGACTGGGAAGAGCACGTTGCTCAAGACGTCGAGGATCTCGTCGACGATCGGTTTTTGTGGGCGGCCGCGAACTGTCGTGCTCATGTCTTCGTGCGCGCGCTTCTTGTGCGTTTTCGCGCATACCTAGACCGCCTGTTCACGCCGCTGCGATTTTCGGCTGAGTGAGGCGCACGACGACGATGCTCGCGAGATAGAGGCCGACCAGCGGCAGCGCCAGCAGCGCCATCGTCAGCGGGTTGCCGTCGGGCGCCGCCACGCCGGCCAGCACGCAGATGACCACGGTCGCGTGGCGCCATTTATCTGCCAGCATCTTCGCGTTGACCAAGCCCACGCTCGCGAGGATCGACAGCACGATCGGCAGCTGGAACATCACGGCGAAGATCGCGAGCAAGATCGCGACGAAGCCGATGGTCGGATCGAGCTGATACGTCCCGACGAGACCTGCCGACTGCGTCAGACCGAAGAGCGCGTGCAGCACGAACGGCAAGATGATAAAACCGCAGAACGCAATGCCGGCTGCGGACATCGCGAAGGATGGGATCACATACCAGCCGATCTTCTTGCGCACGCGTTTGTCCAGCGCCGGCGCGACGAACGCATACGCCTGATAGAGAACGATGGGCATGCCGATGACGATACCGCTCAGCAACGAGAGTTTAATCTCGACGGTGATCACCTCGGCGGGTGAGAAGACGTGCAGTTGGATGCCGTTGAGGAAGTGGATCTGCACCCATGCCAACAGCCGCGGCATCAATGGGAACGCTGCGGCTGAGACGACCACCACGGCGGCGATCGAGATGAGCAGACGGTTACGCAGCTCCGCGAGGTGCTGCGTGAACGTCATCTCTACATCGTCGTCGCGAACGTCGTCGGGCAACTGACCCGCTTACGTCTGGCCTGGAGGCGGGTTCTGATGCGGGGCGGTCGGGGTTTGCGGCGGCGGCGGTAGCGGCGGCGGTTCTGCCGGAGGCTGCGGTTCGGCCACGCTTGCCGTCGGATGGAGTGCGGTATCGAATTCTTTCTTCGCAAGGCCCATCGAACGCGCGAGTTTCGGGAGTCGGTCCGCGCCGAAAAGCAGCACGACCACACCGACGATCGCGAGAATGATGGGCGTGTCAAGGATGGCGAAAACCGGTATCATCGAGCGTTGGCTCCTTATCCGGCGCAGGCGGCCGTTTAGGTCTCTGTACCTATTGCGGCAACTCCGCTCGCGCCCTGCTTTAGACCGATGAAAATCCCGTAAAACCGCGCGTGATGCGCTGCAGTTCGTCGCGCCCGGGCGTGGCCGGAAGACGACCGAGAGCAGACTCGGCATGCGCGGCGAACTCGGCGGCTTTGGCGGCTGCCCGTTCGATGCCGCCGCTCGTGCGCACGAGGTCGATCGTGCGGTGACGCTGTGCGACCGCTTCAACTGTGTCGGGATCGTCAAACGCGAAGAGCTCTGCGATTGCCGGCCGAAGCGCGCTTTGACCGCCGCCAAGCGCGTAGATCAATGGCAGCGTCATCTTCTTTTCGCGAAGGTCGGAGCCGGCCGGCTTACCGAGTTCCGCCTCCGTCGCGGTATAATCCAATATGTCGTCGCGGATCTGGAACGCCATGCCGAACGACCGTCCGAATTCGCGAAGCGTTTGCACCGCGGGCGACTCGCGCAGTTGCGGACCTGCGGTCGAGCCTGTCTGGAGCAACGCAGCGATCGCGCCGCATTCGGCACATGCAGCGAACAGCTCCGCCGTCTTCTTTCCTATGATATCGAAATATACGTCGGGTGCGAGATCCGGATTGCCGGCGGCCCGCAGCTGCTTCACCTCGCCGTTGCAGATCTCGGCGAGCATCGCAGCGAGTATCGTCGGGACCGGATTTTGGTAACCTTGGGTCACCTTCTTGAAGACCCATGAGAAGAGATAATCCCCGGCGAGGACAGAGAAACGATTGCCGAGGGCGTGGTTTGTGGATTCGCGGCCGCGGCGGATGTCGGCGTTGTCCAGCACGTCGTCGTGGATGAGCGTGGCGACGTGGATGAGCTCCATGTACGACGCGAGGACCGGGTCTTCGGTGGCAGCGGCGACGCACGCGCGCGCCGCGAGCATCGTGATCCGCGGCCGCAGCCGCTTTCCGCCGGCATCCAACATGTTCCAGACCGCACCGGCGATGTGCGCGTTCTCGGCCGACAGTTCTTCGCGGACGAATTCTTCGACGACGGATTGAATCGCGGACTGCGGCGAACTCGTGATCACGCGACACCCGCCTGCTCGAGCCGGCCGCTGTCCGCCGTCACCGCGGTCGACGGCCGCGTTCCGGAATGGATCGTCACGATGCCGCCGAGGAGCCGGACGTAGCGCGCATGTTCAAAACCGGCAGCTGCGAAAATGCCGGCCAGCCTATCCGCGTCGGGAAAGTTGACGAGCGACTGCGGGAGATAGCGATACGCAGCCGCATCGCCGCCGACGATCCGGCCGAGCAGCGGCACGACGCCGTAGAAGTGAAGATAGAACATTTTCCGCCACAACGGATTCGGCGGTTTTGAGATCTCGAGGTTGACGAACGACGCCCCTGGTCGAAGGACGCGCCAGATCTCTCGGAGACCAGCGGCGACGTCAACGAGATTTCGCATGGAAAAACCCATCGTCGCGCCGCTAAAACTCGCGTCCTCGAACGGCAGACGCAGCGCATCTGCCTGAACGAACTCAATGTTCGGCGCCGCGTTCTTTGCTCGGGCGACCTCGAGCATAACGGGGCTGAAATCCACGCCGGTGACACGGCCATTTGGGACGCGCCGTGCGAGATCGCGCGTCATCACGCCGGTGCCGCAGCAGAGGTCGAGAAGGCGCGCATCGTTCGCGGGCGCGAGCATGTCGATCGCCTTGCGGCGCCACGATGCATCGATACCCGCGGTCATCACGGAGTTGGTGAGATCGTATCGCCGCGCGATGCGATCGAACATCTCGCGCACGACGCCGCCTTTGTCCATGTGTTTCGCGCTTCGGATGGCCGGAAAACGATTCCTGGGAACGGCTTCGCGCCGGTCAACTAGACTCGCATGGAGGGAGCGGTGAGGATGAGGCATGAGCGATCTTGCCGTCTGCTTCGGACCTGCCGCGCGTGTCGTCATCTGCCAAGCGTTCGACCACGCCACGAAATCGATCTGCGCAGAATTCTACGACCTGAAAGATGGCGCCGTCAGAGCAGCTCTTGCCCGCGCGCGAGCGCGCGGCGTCGCCGTCGATGTCCGCACCGAGCACCATCGCCACGCGTTCACTTCGCATGCCGTCCTGCATGCAAAAGCCGCAGTCGTCGACGGACGCACGGCGATCATCACCACTGCCAATGTTACGCGTTCCGGCTTCGACTCACCCGGCGAAGTGTGCGTGGTCGATCATCGGCCGGACGACGTTCGCGCGCTTTCCGCCGCGATCGCCGGTTTCCCCGATCCGGCATTGCCCGACGAAAGAATCGCGGCTGGTCCTGGCTCGTCTCTGCGCGCTTCCATCGCAACGCTCCTCAGTTCATCTTCCGACTTGCGCATCGCATCGGAAGATCTCTCCGACGAAAGTGTTGTGGAAGCGTTGATCGCCCGCCGCGCCGCAGGCCGTCACGATCGCGTGCTGATCAATGAACGAGGCGCGCTCAGCCGCGAAGAACGGAGAACCGTTTGCCGGCTCAATGGCGCCGGCATCGCCGTACGCGCGCCGGTCGACGCGTACATGCACGAGAAATACGTCGACGATGGCGATCGCATCTACATCGGCTCAGCCAACCTCACGCGCAACGGGCTCGACGAGGGCCGAGAGATCGGCGTGGTAGCGCCCGCCGGCGACTTCGGAATCGGCGCCGCCCGATTGCGCGCGAATTTCGACGCGCTCTGGTCCTCCTCGTCCCCTGTGTAGGGCGGACCTTTATGGTCCGCCTGGGTTTTTTCTCGCGGGTGCGCCCGCGCGCGAGGTGGAAGCGTGCGCCGACATGCGGATAACACGTCGAGTTCGCACAGTTCGTAACATCCGTCTAGTCTGGGTTCTCGCGGCTTTTGTATCGCTCGCTTGCATCGCGCCGCTGTGCGCGCGGCTCTATATCTCGGCGGTTACGTCGCAGCGCCGCTACGTCGTCATTGCAACCGTGCCCGCGCGCCACGTAGCTCTCGTCTTCGGCGCCGGATTGCTTCCCGATGGTTCGCCGACACCGATGTTGGCGGACCGGGTCGATGCGGCGGTGGAACTCTATCGCGCGGGAAAAGTTATGGAACTGTTATTTTCCGGTGACAATAGCCGGCCGGAATATAATGAAGTCGGCGCGATGTTCAAGTACGCGGTTGAACGCGGTGTTCCGGGATCCGCGATCACGCTCGACTACGCGGGATTCGACACGTATGACAGCTGCTATCGCGCACACGCGATATTCGGTGTGACTTCGGCGATACTCGTGACGCAGCGCTATCATCTGCCGCGCGCGGTGTATGACTGCACGATGCTCGGCATCGACGCGGTCGGCGTGGGAACGCCCGATTGGGGCGCCTACGGCGATAGCATGATGGCGGGTTATGAAGTACGCGAGACTGTCGCCGATGTCAAATCGCTCTGGGACATAAACGTAAGCCACCGCCCAGCTACGCTGACGGGAGCCTACCTCGGAATGCATTGAGGCGCGGGCCGACTGGCGTCGGCCCCTTCGGTCCGTTCTTACCCTTTCGGTCGGTTCTTACGCGATGCTTGCGCTACTAGGGCGGCGATAATCGGGGGAAGAGGCGCGCTGCATTCGCGGTCGTGGCGGCGGCGATCTCGGCTTCACTCGAGCCGCGCAGTTCTGCCACTCTGCTACAGGTCAACGCGAGATGCGCCGGCTCGTTGCGCTTGCCGCGAAACGGCGTCGGCGTCATGTACGGGCAATCGGTTTCCAGCACGAGGCGATCGAGCGGCGCGCGCGCGATGGTGTCGTGCAGTTGCAGGGCGTTCTTGAACGTGGCAGCGCCGCCGATGCCCAGATACACGTCGAATTCATCGATAAACGCCTTGGCACTCGTCCAATCGCCCGTCCAACAGTGGATCACGGCGCGGCGGCTGCGATCGAAGTGTTCGCGCAGCAGCAGGGCGACGTCGTCTTCCGCCTCGCGGCAGTGGATGATGGCCGGCAGATCGAGCCGCGCAGCGAGATCGAGCTGGCGCGCGAACACATCGCGCTGAATCGAACGCTCGGAGAAATCGTAGTGATAATCGAGACCCATTTCGCCGACGGCGACCACGGCCGGATTCTGTGCCGCTGCCGCAAGCCACGTGAGATCGCCCGCGTTCTTGGCTTCGTGCGGATGAACGCCGACGGCCGGCGCAAGCGCTGGGTGAGCCGCGGCAAGAGCGATCGTCGCGGCGCTCGTCGCCTCGTCCTGTCCGGCGGAGACGATGCGGCGCACTCCGGCTTGCATGGCCCGGTCGAGCACGGCGTCAAGATCTTCGACAAACGCTTCGCCATCGAGGTGCGCGTGCGTGTCGACGAGATCGAGCGTCACGACGCGGCAGCGGCGGCTTCAACCCGAGGGAAGAGCGCAGGAGGCACCGTCGTATGCGAACCCGTGGGAAGCGCGCCCCAGCGGAGCGTATCGGTCCACGGCGCACCCGGAACGCCCGTCAGGCCGAGCGAGGACCACATGACGTCGGCGCTCGTCGGCATGAACGGATACACGAATGCCGCGATCCAGCGCAACCCTTCGCATAGATCGTACAGGACCCGGTCGAGCTCAGCCCGGTCTGCTTTTTTCGCCAACTCCCACGGCTTCGTCTGTTCCACGTACAGGTTAAGCGCGCGCACCCGCTCCCAAGCGCTACTCAGCGCGCCCCGGAAATCCACGCGAGCGAGAGCGTCTTCGTACGCCGCCCGCGCGTCGTCGAAGGCCGCAGACAACGAATCGTTGACGTGCGATTCGGGCACGACGCCATCGCGGTAGCGTGCTAGCATCGAAAGCGTCCGCTGCACGAGATTGCCGAGGTCGTTTGCGAGGTCCGCATTGTAGCGCCGCAGCGTCTGCTCTTCGCTGAATCCGAAGTCGGATCCGAACGTCGCTTGCGCGAAGAGGACGTAGCGCATAGCGTCGACGCCGAACTGCGCGATCAGGTCGGCGGGCCGGACCACGGTGCCCTTGCTCTTGCTCATCTTCTCGCCTTCCATTGTGATCCAGCCGTTGGCGAAGACGAGCGCGGGCAGCGGAAGTTCGAGCGCCATGAGCAGTGCCGGCCAGATGATCGTGTGGAAGCGGAGGATCTCTTTGCCGATGAGATGCACGTCGGCCGGCCAGAGATGCGAGAACCGATCGAGATCGAGCGGGTAGCCGGCAGCGGTGATATAGTTGCAGATCGCATCTACCCAGACATAGATCGTTCCGCCGCCGCCCGGCAGAGGCACACCCCAACCAACCGTCGCGCGCGACACGCAGAGATCTTCCAAGCCGCCTTCGAGGAGCGAGAACATCTCATTATATGCGCTTTGCGGGCGCACCCAACCAGGATTGTCGCGGAAGTGCGCGATCAGGCGATCGCGGTACGCCGAGAGCTTGAAGAACAGCGCGTCTTCGGAAACCCACTCCACTTCTCGCCTGCACTCGGGATTCGGACAGCGGCCGTCGATGAGTTTGCTCTCCGGCCAGAACGTCTCATCGTTGCGGCAATACCAACCTTCGTAGCGCCCGGGCACGATGTCGCCTTTCTCGCGCAGCATCGTGAAGATGCGCTGGACGGCCTTTTCGTGATCCGGATCGGTCGTGCGGATGAATTGGTCGTACGAGATATCGATATCCCGCCACTGCTGTTTCCAGCGCTCGACGATCTGATCGCAGAACGCTTTGGGCGTCATGCCCGCCGCCGCCGCGACGTCGGCGATGCGCTGCCCGTGCTCATCCGTGCCGGTCAGGAAATGCGATTTGCCCTTCCCGGCGACGCGATGGTACCGCGCCAGCACGTCTGCGGCGATCGTGCTGTACGCGTGGCCGATATGCGGTGTGCTGTTCGTATAGTACAGCGGCGTCGTGAGGTAAAAAGTATCCTTGGCCATATCCGCTCATGTGCGTTCGGAGACGCCAAAACCCCTGCCGCGTCGGCGCGATGCTATTCGAAGGGGCCGACGTCAGTCGGCCCACCCTATTCGCGATCTGCTTCTTCCTGCGCGAGCTCGTACAGTGCGCGTTTCGAAACGCTCGTGATGCCGTGCAGCGCTCGAGCGACCGCGCTCACGCTCGCGCCGCCGGCGAGAAGCGCGCGCACCGCCGACCGTATCGCGGGCGATATTTCCGCGGATGGCGCGTCGTTCGGCGCGCCTTCGATCACAACCGTGAACTCGCCGCGCGCCGGCCACGAGATCGCTGCGCGAGCTTCGGCTGCGCTGCCGAGCACTTGCTGCTCGAATTTTTTGGTGTATTCGCGAAGGACGAATATCCGCCGGTCGCCCAGTTCGCGCTCGATATCGTCGAGCAGCGCGCGCATGCGGACGGGCGCTTCGTACAGCACCGTGCATGCGGGCTCTCGAACGAGGCCGGCGAGGTAGGCGGCACGCGGTCCCGGCTTGCGCGGCGGGAAACCGTCGAAGCGGAAACGCGACGCGTCAAACCCCGAGAGGACAACCGCGCTCGGGACCGCGCTTGGACCGGGAAGCACTTCAATTGCGGCACCCGCCGCGCGCGCGGCGCGGATCATCTCGATGCCCGGATCGGAGATGCCGGGCATGCCGGCATCGCTCACCATGGCCACGGTCTTCCCTGCAGCCAGCAGTGTACGGAGCGCATCGATCCTGCGTGCCGCCACGCGTTCGTGGAATGACTGCACCGGCTTGTCGATGTTGTGCGCGCGCAGCAGCACAGCGCTGACGCGCGTATCTTCCGCGAAGATCACGTCGCATTCACGCAGCGTCCGCAAGACGCGCAGCGTGATATCTTCCAGATTGCCGAGCGGTGTCGGGCAAAGAACCAAACGTCCGGCCATAGCGCGGTGCATTCCGCGGGCAGCCGGCGAATCGCTCTTGCGCGCTAGCCGCCCGAGTTCACCAAGGCCTTTGACGGATCGAGGATGAGCGGTGCGCGCGGTTCCTGGCTGAAGTCGAAATCGTTGCGCAGGTCACCGAGGATCGGCTGGTTCTCGCGCACGTCGGGTCGAGGATCCGGACGGCCATCGGTCTTTGGGTCGATGCGCTCGCTGCTAAGGAAATCGTCCTCGATGAATTTGACGTACGCGTCGAACGAGAGCGTCTGGTGGTCGATATAGCCACGTCGCGCATACGGGCTGATCACGAGCGCCGGCACGCGCAACCCATAGCCGTTCTGATCGACGGTCGGCGGCTTGACGTGGTCGTAGAAGCCGCCCCAATCATCCCAGGCCAGAAAGATGGCGCTCGATTTCCAATCCGGCCCTTGCATGACTGCGTTGATGACGCCCGTGACATACTGTTGCCCCGCGCTGACCGCTGCCGGCGGATGTTCGCTCACGCGGCTGTTCGGGCAGATCCACACGACCGA
Proteins encoded in this window:
- a CDS encoding cytochrome c biogenesis protein ResB, producing MSTTVRGRPQKPIVDEILDVLSNVLFPVGVFCVWAAATTIGTIIDQNQTADHYYAEYPAPVANLIVRLHLDGVFHSVPYIALVVLLLISMTVCTFRRVIPKRFPPDRAVPIDHFALHASFSTSQPREDAARASDSYLRKRGFVIRTQEIDGAHWTFAHSRKWARYGVLIAHLGFVVLCLGVFLGWRYGYRGAIQVFEGQTLAIEHTPVQLTLDKFTAEFEPVRTPTGVLYQASKFESDVTVAGPNDHAAPKIIVNHPYVTSGGVYIYQASYGFAGRMAVTHNGRAVALDGTQRLMPQDELLFPGTSRGFQYMTMAGPSDPSQVPPGAPLPAHDEYIFWAFHDNIPTTDKPIFLPVGKSVDVGDGYRLTALSPIAWSGLTYRSDPGESFVGAGVAILIAGFVISLFFLPVKLYARIRDGVPGTLADVAVTTTKGNAMYEDEFADLVAGWRSVLSADAPTLTAHAQPGVKAVNANV
- the tatC gene encoding twin-arginine translocase subunit TatC, giving the protein MPDDVRDDDVEMTFTQHLAELRNRLLISIAAVVVVSAAAFPLMPRLLAWVQIHFLNGIQLHVFSPAEVITVEIKLSLLSGIVIGMPIVLYQAYAFVAPALDKRVRKKIGWYVIPSFAMSAAGIAFCGFIILPFVLHALFGLTQSAGLVGTYQLDPTIGFVAILLAIFAVMFQLPIVLSILASVGLVNAKMLADKWRHATVVICVLAGVAAPDGNPLTMALLALPLVGLYLASIVVVRLTQPKIAAA
- a CDS encoding twin-arginine translocase TatA/TatE family subunit, whose amino-acid sequence is MIPVFAILDTPIILAIVGVVVLLFGADRLPKLARSMGLAKKEFDTALHPTASVAEPQPPAEPPPLPPPPQTPTAPHQNPPPGQT
- a CDS encoding polyprenyl synthetase family protein, whose protein sequence is MITSSPQSAIQSVVEEFVREELSAENAHIAGAVWNMLDAGGKRLRPRITMLAARACVAAATEDPVLASYMELIHVATLIHDDVLDNADIRRGRESTNHALGNRFSVLAGDYLFSWVFKKVTQGYQNPVPTILAAMLAEICNGEVKQLRAAGNPDLAPDVYFDIIGKKTAELFAACAECGAIAALLQTGSTAGPQLRESPAVQTLREFGRSFGMAFQIRDDILDYTATEAELGKPAGSDLREKKMTLPLIYALGGGQSALRPAIAELFAFDDPDTVEAVAQRHRTIDLVRTSGGIERAAAKAAEFAAHAESALGRLPATPGRDELQRITRGFTGFSSV
- the ubiE gene encoding bifunctional demethylmenaquinone methyltransferase/2-methoxy-6-polyprenyl-1,4-benzoquinol methylase UbiE; this encodes MDKGGVVREMFDRIARRYDLTNSVMTAGIDASWRRKAIDMLAPANDARLLDLCCGTGVMTRDLARRVPNGRVTGVDFSPVMLEVARAKNAAPNIEFVQADALRLPFEDASFSGATMGFSMRNLVDVAAGLREIWRVLRPGASFVNLEISKPPNPLWRKMFYLHFYGVVPLLGRIVGGDAAAYRYLPQSLVNFPDADRLAGIFAAAGFEHARYVRLLGGIVTIHSGTRPSTAVTADSGRLEQAGVA
- a CDS encoding phospholipase D-like domain-containing protein, with protein sequence MSDLAVCFGPAARVVICQAFDHATKSICAEFYDLKDGAVRAALARARARGVAVDVRTEHHRHAFTSHAVLHAKAAVVDGRTAIITTANVTRSGFDSPGEVCVVDHRPDDVRALSAAIAGFPDPALPDERIAAGPGSSLRASIATLLSSSSDLRIASEDLSDESVVEALIARRAAGRHDRVLINERGALSREERRTVCRLNGAGIAVRAPVDAYMHEKYVDDGDRIYIGSANLTRNGLDEGREIGVVAPAGDFGIGAARLRANFDALWSSSSPV
- a CDS encoding ElyC/SanA/YdcF family protein — its product is MRITRRVRTVRNIRLVWVLAAFVSLACIAPLCARLYISAVTSQRRYVVIATVPARHVALVFGAGLLPDGSPTPMLADRVDAAVELYRAGKVMELLFSGDNSRPEYNEVGAMFKYAVERGVPGSAITLDYAGFDTYDSCYRAHAIFGVTSAILVTQRYHLPRAVYDCTMLGIDAVGVGTPDWGAYGDSMMAGYEVRETVADVKSLWDINVSHRPATLTGAYLGMH
- a CDS encoding TatD family hydrolase, translating into MTLDLVDTHAHLDGEAFVEDLDAVLDRAMQAGVRRIVSAGQDEATSAATIALAAAHPALAPAVGVHPHEAKNAGDLTWLAAAAQNPAVVAVGEMGLDYHYDFSERSIQRDVFARQLDLAARLDLPAIIHCREAEDDVALLLREHFDRSRRAVIHCWTGDWTSAKAFIDEFDVYLGIGGAATFKNALQLHDTIARAPLDRLVLETDCPYMTPTPFRGKRNEPAHLALTCSRVAELRGSSEAEIAAATTANAARLFPRLSPP
- the metG gene encoding methionine--tRNA ligase, which produces MAKDTFYLTTPLYYTNSTPHIGHAYSTIAADVLARYHRVAGKGKSHFLTGTDEHGQRIADVAAAAGMTPKAFCDQIVERWKQQWRDIDISYDQFIRTTDPDHEKAVQRIFTMLREKGDIVPGRYEGWYCRNDETFWPESKLIDGRCPNPECRREVEWVSEDALFFKLSAYRDRLIAHFRDNPGWVRPQSAYNEMFSLLEGGLEDLCVSRATVGWGVPLPGGGGTIYVWVDAICNYITAAGYPLDLDRFSHLWPADVHLIGKEILRFHTIIWPALLMALELPLPALVFANGWITMEGEKMSKSKGTVVRPADLIAQFGVDAMRYVLFAQATFGSDFGFSEEQTLRRYNADLANDLGNLVQRTLSMLARYRDGVVPESHVNDSLSAAFDDARAAYEDALARVDFRGALSSAWERVRALNLYVEQTKPWELAKKADRAELDRVLYDLCEGLRWIAAFVYPFMPTSADVMWSSLGLTGVPGAPWTDTLRWGALPTGSHTTVPPALFPRVEAAAAAS
- the rsmI gene encoding 16S rRNA (cytidine(1402)-2'-O)-methyltransferase; this translates as MAGRLVLCPTPLGNLEDITLRVLRTLRECDVIFAEDTRVSAVLLRAHNIDKPVQSFHERVAARRIDALRTLLAAGKTVAMVSDAGMPGISDPGIEMIRAARAAGAAIEVLPGPSAVPSAVVLSGFDASRFRFDGFPPRKPGPRAAYLAGLVREPACTVLYEAPVRMRALLDDIERELGDRRIFVLREYTKKFEQQVLGSAAEARAAISWPARGEFTVVIEGAPNDAPSAEISPAIRSAVRALLAGGASVSAVARALHGITSVSKRALYELAQEEADRE